A genome region from Coprococcus phoceensis includes the following:
- a CDS encoding reverse transcriptase family protein yields MDNQRLWQHRSKEEDKEAILSLNLLERANVPKEKTLKCIYAVSNHIEEHYREVFIPKKKGGRRKLLVPDYLLHTMQKNILRIILSEEKVSKYAKAYCPGRRIRDNAFAHVGAETILELDIKDFFENITYIMVYQCVFSGEYYPPAVRTLLTQLCCYRDYLPQGAPTSPMISNLVMFSFDQYMGKWCEEREICYTRYCDDMTFSGKFDVREVKQKVRSYLQVLGFELNLKKTKVLKQYNRQSVTGIVVNEKAQVSKTYRRDVRQAVYYCGKYGVQEHLQRTGAQMWLQKGEERYLQHLMGKVNYILQVNPEDCTFQEVRKNLLRIQRQCKGGKP; encoded by the coding sequence ATGGATAATCAAAGATTATGGCAGCATCGCTCGAAAGAGGAAGACAAAGAGGCAATTCTTTCTTTGAACTTACTGGAAAGGGCAAATGTTCCGAAAGAAAAAACGTTGAAATGTATCTATGCGGTCAGTAATCACATAGAAGAACACTATCGTGAAGTTTTTATTCCGAAAAAGAAAGGTGGCAGGCGCAAACTGCTTGTTCCGGATTATCTTCTGCATACGATGCAGAAAAATATTCTGCGAATAATATTAAGTGAAGAGAAAGTTTCAAAGTACGCAAAAGCCTATTGTCCGGGGAGAAGGATTCGTGACAATGCGTTTGCACATGTCGGTGCAGAAACAATTTTGGAGTTGGATATCAAAGATTTTTTTGAAAATATTACATATATTATGGTGTACCAGTGTGTTTTTTCGGGAGAATATTATCCGCCGGCAGTGCGTACACTGCTGACCCAACTTTGCTGTTACAGGGACTATCTTCCGCAAGGAGCACCGACATCACCGATGATATCAAATCTGGTGATGTTTTCCTTTGACCAATATATGGGAAAATGGTGTGAAGAGCGGGAAATTTGTTATACAAGATATTGTGATGACATGACGTTTTCCGGGAAATTTGATGTGCGGGAAGTAAAACAAAAAGTAAGAAGTTACCTTCAGGTACTTGGATTTGAATTGAATTTGAAAAAGACGAAAGTGCTGAAACAATATAACAGACAATCTGTGACCGGAATCGTTGTCAATGAAAAAGCGCAGGTGTCTAAAACATATCGGAGAGATGTCAGACAGGCTGTCTATTACTGTGGAAAATATGGAGTACAGGAGCATTTACAGAGAACTGGGGCGCAAATGTGGCTGCAAAAAGGAGAAGAGCGGTACCTTCAGCATCTGATGGGAAAGGTGAATTACATTTTGCAGGTAAATCCGGAGGATTGTACGTTTCAGGAAGTTCGGAAGAACTTGTTGAGAATACAAAGGCAGTGCAAAGGAGGAAAACCATGA
- a CDS encoding acyl-CoA dehydratase activase, which translates to MNYVGIDIGSTASKVVVRGDNEMYFVLPTGWSSKETTNIIRERLKNAGVDVTAQETKVVATGYGRVAVDFADKVITEITCHARGGRELASGDCTIIDVGGQDTKVIQVSNGVVMDFLMNDKCSAGTGKFLEIMANRLGITLDELFDLAKQGKSIPISSLCTVFAESEVISYIGEGRAKEDIAAGVIESVVVKVAQLAQRQALADTIILTGGLSHSTYFTARLSERLGKYVMPEEFGRFAGALGAAYLAEEKK; encoded by the coding sequence ATGAACTATGTAGGAATCGACATTGGATCTACTGCATCCAAGGTCGTAGTGCGTGGAGACAATGAGATGTATTTTGTACTGCCGACGGGATGGAGCAGTAAGGAGACGACAAACATCATACGAGAACGTCTGAAAAATGCAGGGGTTGATGTGACAGCACAGGAGACTAAAGTGGTAGCAACCGGTTACGGAAGAGTTGCGGTTGATTTTGCAGACAAAGTCATAACAGAAATTACCTGCCATGCAAGAGGCGGGCGGGAGCTTGCCAGTGGAGACTGTACGATCATCGATGTGGGGGGACAGGATACAAAAGTTATCCAGGTAAGTAACGGTGTGGTGATGGATTTCCTTATGAATGATAAATGTTCTGCGGGAACTGGAAAATTTTTAGAGATCATGGCAAACAGACTGGGTATTACGCTGGATGAGCTGTTTGACTTGGCAAAACAAGGAAAGAGTATCCCTATTAGTTCTTTGTGCACCGTGTTTGCGGAATCAGAAGTAATCAGTTATATCGGAGAAGGACGGGCAAAAGAGGATATTGCGGCCGGTGTGATTGAATCCGTTGTGGTAAAGGTGGCGCAGCTTGCGCAGAGACAGGCGTTGGCAGATACAATCATATTGACAGGGGGCCTAAGCCACAGCACTTACTTTACGGCACGTTTGTCAGAAAGATTGGGAAAATATGTGATGCCGGAAGAATTTGGAAGATTTGCGGGGGCACTTGGTGCGGCATATCTTGCGGAAGAGAAGAAATAG
- a CDS encoding energy-coupling factor transporter transmembrane component T family protein: MIRDITIGQYYPANSKLHRLDPRVKIMCTLFYLISLFLFKSVLGYAIATVFLVAVIRISKVPLKFILKGLKPIIMLLMITVVFNLFLTKGGDVLFEAWIFQVTEEGLRTAVYMAVRLIYLIIGSSLMTFTTTPNALTDGIEKLLWPFNKIKMPVHEIAMMMSIALRFIPILLEETDKIMKAQIARGADLESGNIIQKAKSMIPILVPLFVSAFRRANDLAMAMEARCYRGGEGRTKMKPLVYQSRDYIAYAITIVYMVAVIVIGRLVPFKVWIF; this comes from the coding sequence ATGATTAGAGATATTACAATTGGGCAATATTACCCGGCGAATAGTAAATTGCACCGCTTAGACCCGCGGGTCAAAATAATGTGTACTTTATTCTATTTGATTTCTTTGTTTTTATTTAAAAGTGTTTTGGGGTATGCGATTGCAACCGTGTTTTTGGTAGCAGTTATCCGTATTTCCAAGGTACCGCTGAAATTTATCCTGAAAGGTTTGAAACCGATCATCATGCTTTTGATGATCACGGTTGTGTTCAACCTGTTTTTGACAAAAGGTGGAGATGTTTTGTTTGAAGCCTGGATTTTTCAAGTGACGGAAGAAGGGCTTCGGACGGCTGTTTATATGGCGGTGCGTCTGATTTACCTGATTATTGGTTCGTCGCTTATGACATTTACAACAACACCGAATGCACTGACTGATGGAATTGAAAAACTGCTTTGGCCATTCAATAAAATCAAGATGCCGGTACACGAGATTGCGATGATGATGTCAATTGCGCTTCGTTTCATTCCGATTCTTTTGGAAGAGACAGATAAGATCATGAAAGCGCAGATTGCAAGAGGGGCGGATTTGGAAAGCGGAAATATTATTCAAAAAGCAAAAAGCATGATTCCGATTTTGGTGCCTTTGTTTGTGTCAGCATTTCGACGGGCAAATGATTTGGCGATGGCAATGGAAGCAAGATGTTATCGCGGCGGTGAGGGACGTACAAAGATGAAACCGCTTGTATATCAAAGCAGAGACTATATCGCATATGCCATTACTATTGTGTATATGGTGGCTGTGATCGTAATAGGGAGGTTAGTTCCATTTAAAGTGTGGATATTTTAA
- a CDS encoding DNA topoisomerase III, translating into MKSLVIAEKPSVARDIARVLKCNKNISGAIEGNQYIVTWALGHLVTLADPEGYDKKFKEWNMQVLPMMPKKMELVVIKKTAKQYNAVKTQMFRKDVGDIIIATDAGREGELVARWILEKANCHKPIKRLWISSVTDKAIKEGFAKLVDGRKYNDLYAAAVSRAEADWLVGINATRALTCKYNAQLSCGRVQTPTLAMIAKREEEIRTFQPKEYYGVTVQAGKIKWTWQDQKSGSYRSFSKERIEKLAEDLNGEIMVVEQVEKSAKKSFAPGLYDLTELQRDANRRFGFSAKETLNIMQRLYENHKVLTYPRTDSKYIGNDVVDTLKDRLRAVSVGPYKKLAGSLIMKPIKVNKSFVDDKKVSDHHAIIPTEQFVQLEHMTNEERKIYDLVVRRFLSVLYPPFEYEQTTLLGKAAGERFAARGKIVKHAGWKEVYELGDGDETDVEEQLSEQSLPEVNKGAALPVQQVQMASGKTKPPARFNEATLLSAMENPVKYMESRDKQAVKTLGQTGGLGTVATRADIIDKLFHSYLMELRGKEIYITSKGKQLLELVPEDLRKPELTADWEMKLSNIAKGKLRKETFLQEIKGYTVEIIDEIKGGTGTFRHDNMTNKKCPDCGKPMLAVNGKNARMLVCQDRECGHKEVVARISNARCPQCHKKMEIIKKGDEEQFVCNTCGHKEKMSAFKARREKEGAGVSKKDVQRYLKQQKEEPVNTAFADAFAKLKL; encoded by the coding sequence ATGAAATCATTAGTAATTGCAGAGAAACCGTCTGTGGCAAGAGACATTGCCAGAGTACTGAAGTGTAATAAAAATATTTCCGGAGCAATCGAGGGAAATCAATATATCGTTACATGGGCATTAGGACATCTTGTAACACTTGCGGATCCGGAAGGGTATGATAAAAAATTCAAGGAGTGGAACATGCAGGTGCTTCCGATGATGCCTAAGAAGATGGAACTGGTTGTCATTAAGAAAACGGCAAAACAGTACAATGCGGTGAAGACACAGATGTTTCGAAAAGATGTAGGGGATATCATCATCGCCACAGATGCCGGACGTGAAGGAGAACTTGTGGCAAGGTGGATTCTGGAAAAAGCAAATTGCCACAAGCCAATCAAAAGACTTTGGATTTCTTCCGTGACAGATAAGGCGATCAAAGAAGGATTTGCAAAGCTTGTGGATGGAAGGAAATACAATGATTTGTACGCAGCGGCAGTCTCAAGAGCAGAGGCGGACTGGCTTGTAGGAATCAATGCAACAAGAGCGTTAACGTGCAAATACAACGCGCAGCTGTCTTGCGGGCGTGTACAGACACCGACACTTGCGATGATTGCAAAGCGGGAGGAAGAGATTCGCACATTCCAGCCGAAAGAGTACTATGGTGTGACTGTGCAGGCAGGAAAAATCAAGTGGACATGGCAGGATCAAAAGTCGGGAAGCTACCGTTCATTTTCAAAAGAACGAATAGAAAAGCTGGCAGAAGATTTGAATGGTGAAATTATGGTCGTGGAACAGGTGGAAAAATCTGCGAAGAAATCATTTGCGCCAGGATTATATGACCTGACAGAATTACAGAGAGATGCCAACAGGCGATTTGGCTTCTCCGCAAAAGAGACATTGAACATCATGCAGCGCCTGTATGAGAACCATAAAGTATTGACCTATCCGAGAACAGATTCCAAATATATCGGAAATGATGTGGTTGACACTTTGAAAGACAGACTGCGAGCAGTAAGTGTAGGTCCATATAAAAAGCTTGCGGGAAGCCTGATTATGAAGCCGATCAAGGTCAACAAATCATTTGTGGATGACAAGAAAGTAAGCGATCACCATGCGATCATCCCGACCGAGCAGTTTGTGCAGTTGGAGCATATGACAAACGAGGAGCGAAAAATTTATGATCTCGTTGTCCGCAGATTTTTGAGTGTTCTCTATCCGCCGTTTGAGTATGAGCAGACGACATTGCTTGGGAAAGCGGCAGGAGAACGATTTGCTGCGAGAGGAAAAATCGTAAAACATGCGGGCTGGAAAGAAGTCTATGAACTGGGAGACGGAGATGAGACAGATGTGGAAGAACAGTTGTCAGAACAGTCACTTCCGGAAGTGAACAAAGGGGCAGCACTTCCCGTACAACAGGTGCAGATGGCCAGTGGAAAGACAAAGCCGCCGGCAAGATTTAATGAGGCAACATTATTGTCTGCCATGGAAAATCCGGTGAAGTATATGGAATCCCGCGATAAACAGGCGGTTAAAACATTAGGCCAGACCGGAGGGCTTGGAACAGTTGCTACAAGAGCGGACATTATCGACAAGCTATTCCATTCTTATCTGATGGAATTGCGTGGAAAAGAGATTTACATTACGTCGAAGGGGAAACAGCTTTTGGAACTTGTGCCGGAAGATTTGCGGAAACCGGAATTAACAGCAGACTGGGAAATGAAGCTTTCCAATATTGCAAAAGGGAAACTAAGAAAAGAAACCTTCCTTCAGGAGATCAAAGGATATACGGTGGAGATCATCGACGAGATCAAAGGTGGAACCGGAACATTCCGACATGATAACATGACAAATAAAAAGTGTCCGGATTGTGGGAAACCGATGCTCGCGGTAAACGGGAAGAATGCAAGGATGCTTGTATGTCAGGACAGAGAGTGCGGACATAAAGAGGTGGTTGCAAGGATTTCCAATGCAAGATGCCCGCAATGTCATAAGAAGATGGAGATCATCAAAAAAGGGGATGAAGAACAATTTGTATGTAATACTTGCGGTCATAAAGAAAAGATGTCAGCATTTAAGGCGAGACGGGAAAAAGAAGGTGCAGGCGTGAGCAAAAAGGATGTACAGAGGTATTTGAAACAGCAAAAAGAAGAGCCGGTGAATACTGCATTTGCAGATGCATTCGCGAAGTTGAAACTGTAA
- the truA gene encoding tRNA pseudouridine(38-40) synthase TruA codes for MKRIKLTIAYDGTNYCGWQVQPNGITVEEVVNKALKKLTGEDIQVIGASRTDSGVHALGNVAVFDTHTTIPPERISYALNQRLPEDIVIVKSEEVAEDFHPRYCDCSKTYEYHILNMRIPIPTKRLTNYFVSYDLDVEKMRKAAGYLIGEHDFVSFCNVRTDVEDTVRTVTELEILKDGEEITIRISGNGFLYNMVRIIVGTLIRVGRGFYEPEKVKEILEAKDRKAAGVTAPPHGLILAEIRYE; via the coding sequence ATGAAGCGAATAAAGTTGACAATTGCCTATGACGGCACAAATTATTGTGGTTGGCAGGTACAGCCGAACGGAATTACGGTAGAAGAAGTAGTAAACAAGGCATTAAAAAAGTTGACTGGTGAGGATATTCAGGTGATTGGGGCAAGTCGGACTGATTCAGGAGTGCATGCCCTTGGAAATGTTGCAGTGTTTGACACGCATACGACGATTCCGCCGGAGCGGATTTCCTATGCATTGAATCAGAGATTGCCGGAGGATATCGTTATTGTAAAGTCAGAAGAGGTGGCAGAAGATTTTCATCCCAGGTACTGTGACTGCAGTAAGACTTACGAGTACCATATTTTAAATATGAGGATTCCGATTCCGACAAAACGGCTTACAAATTATTTTGTATCCTATGATCTGGATGTTGAAAAGATGCGAAAGGCAGCAGGATATCTGATTGGAGAACATGATTTTGTCAGTTTCTGCAATGTGCGGACAGATGTGGAAGACACGGTGCGGACAGTTACTGAGCTTGAGATTTTGAAAGATGGAGAGGAGATTACGATCCGAATCAGCGGAAATGGTTTTCTCTACAACATGGTTCGCATTATCGTGGGAACACTGATCCGTGTCGGACGTGGATTTTATGAGCCGGAAAAGGTGAAAGAGATTTTAGAGGCGAAAGACCGAAAGGCTGCCGGAGTGACGGCACCTCCACATGGTCTGATACTGGCAGAGATTCGATATGAATAG